The DNA window TCGTGGAGTGGTCATAACCGACCCATGCACCGAATGCCGCGGACAGGGGTCGGTCCGCAAGACCAGAGAACTCAGTGTCCGTATTCCTGCCGGAGTCGACAACGGCAGCAGGCTCCGTCTCAGGGGTGAGGGGGAACCCGGCCAGAACGGCGGCCCTCCAGGCGACCTGTTCGTGGTCCTCTACGTCGAGGAAGACAAGGTCTTCAAACGTCAAGGACAGGATCTTATTACGAACGTATCCGTGAATATCGTTCAGGCCGCTCTAGGGGCCAAGATCGACATTCCCACCCTGGACGGCGAAATCTCCATGGAAATCCCGCCTGGGACCCAGAGCGGCAAGATCTTCCAGCTCGGGGGCCTCGGTCTTCCCTATCTCGGCAGCACACAGAAAGGGAGCCTTCTGGTTGAGGTCATGGTCGTGACCCCCACCGGGCTGTCCAAAAAGCAGGAGGAACTCCTACGAGAGTTTGAACGCCTCGAAAAGGACAAACCCATGGAAAAGGTCAAGGGATTTTTCAAGAAAGCCAAGAAGGCCATGCAGGGATGACTGAAGACGGACTGACCCACATCGATGCCGACGGCCGGGCCCGCATGGTTGATGTCGGTGGAAAAAAATCGACCAGACGTCGGGCCGTGGTCCAAAGTCTGGTCAGACTGAACCCGGACACCTTTGCTCTTCTAGAACATCAGGCCCTGCCCAAGGGCGACGTGCTGACCACGGCCCAGATAGCCGGCATCCAGGCCGCCAAAAAAACGGCCGACCTCATCCCCATGTGCCACCCGCTTTTCCTCAGCCATGTCGACGTCCGCTTTCGACTTGATCCAAAAAACCACCTGATCGTCGTCGAGGCCGAAGCGGT is part of the Deltaproteobacteria bacterium genome and encodes:
- the moaC gene encoding cyclic pyranopterin monophosphate synthase MoaC, with protein sequence MTEDGLTHIDADGRARMVDVGGKKSTRRRAVVQSLVRLNPDTFALLEHQALPKGDVLTTAQIAGIQAAKKTADLIPMCHPLFLSHVDVRFRLDPKNHLIVVEAEAVTTAPTGVEMEALVAAQVASMTIYDMCKAVQRDIVISDCRLIHKSGGRSGEYNA